From Leopardus geoffroyi isolate Oge1 chromosome B4, O.geoffroyi_Oge1_pat1.0, whole genome shotgun sequence, a single genomic window includes:
- the LOC123590083 gene encoding olfactory receptor 6C76-like, whose product MKNQTSVKEFILLGLTNDPKLNVLIFLFLFFTYILSITGNLTIITLTLIDPHLKTPMYFFLRNFSFLEIAFTTVCIPRFLASIITGDMTISYNSCMAQVFFFILLGSTEFFLLTAMSYDRYIAICKPLHYTTIMNSRICNQLVISSWLAGFLIIFPPVMMGLQLDFCDSNIIDHFTCDSSPMLLISCTDTAFLELLGFFLAVFTLMVTLILVILSYVFILKTILRIPSPEQRKKAFSTCSSHMIVVSISYGSCIFMYIKTSAKEGVALTKGIAVLNTSVAPMLNPFIYSLRNQQVKQSFKNLVNKCFSNKS is encoded by the coding sequence atgaaaaatcaaacatCTGTAAAAGAGTTCATTCTTCTTGGATTAACCAATGACCCAAAgctaaatgttttgatttttctatttctatttttcacatatatacTGAGTATAACTGGAAACCTGACAATTATCACCCTCACTCTGATAGATCCTCACCTTAAAACTCCGATGTATTTCTTCCTTAGGAATTTCTCTTTTCTAGAAATCGCATTCacaacagtttgcattcctagATTTCTGGCCAGCATTATAACAGGGGATATGACTATTTCCTATAATTCTTGCATGGCCCAGGTGTTTTTCTTTATACTCCTTGGCTCGACAGAATTTTTTCTTCTGACTGCTATGTCTTATGATCGGTATATAGCTATCTGTAAGCCATTGCATTACACAACAATAATGAACAGCAGAATTTGCAACCAGCTTGTAATTAGCTCTTGGCTGGCTGGATTTCTCATTATCTTTCCACCTGTCATGATGGGACTTCAACTGGATTTCTGTGACTCCAACATCATTGACCATTTCACCTGTGACTCTTCTCCTATGCTGTTGATCTCCTGCACGGACACAGCATTCCTAGAGCTCCTGGGATTCTTCCTAGCAGTATTCACACTCATGGTGACCTTAATATTAGTGATTCTTTCCTATGTATTCATCCTTAAAACAATTCTGAGAATCCCCTCGcctgagcaaaggaaaaaggccTTTTCCACTTGTTCCTCACACATGATTGTAGTTTCCATTTCTTACGGAAGTTGCATTTTCATGTACATCAAAACTTCAGCAAAAGAAGGAGTGGCTTTGACCAAGGGTATAGCAGTGCTCAATACTTCTGTTGCCCCAATGCTAAATCCTTTTATTTACTCTCTAAGGAACCAGCAGGTAAAGCAGTCCTTCAAGAACTTAGTCAACAAATGCTTCTCAAATAAATCTTAA
- the LOC123590130 gene encoding olfactory receptor 6C75, producing the protein MKNYTSVTEFILLGLTNDPQWQVVLFVFLLATYMLSVTGNLIIVTLTLSDAHLQTPMYFFLRNFSFLEISFTSVCIPRFLVTFVTRDRTISYNGCVTQLFFFIFLGVTEFYLLAAMSYDRYVAICKPLHYMTIMSSRVCTLLVFSSWLAGFLIIFPPILLLLQLDFCASNVIDHFICDASPILQLSCTNTHFLELMAFILAVVTLMVTLTLVILSYTYIIRTILRIPSTSQRKKAFSTCSSHMIVVSLSYGSCIFMYIKPSARERVTLSKGVAVLNTSVAPLLNPFIYTLRNQQVKQAFKNVAQRMAFYSNK; encoded by the coding sequence ATGAAAAATTACACCTCAGTAACAGAATTTATTCTTCTTGGATTGACAAATGACCCACAGTGGCAGGTTGTACTTTTCGTATTTCTTCTTGCTACCTACATGCTAAGTGTGACTGGGAACCTGATCATTGTCACCCTCACCCTTTCAGATGCCCACCTGCAGACGCCAATGTATTTCTTCCTTCGAAACTTCTCGTTCCTAGAAATATCATTCACGTCTGTCTGCATTCCCAGATTCCTTGTCACTTTTGTGACAAGGGACAGAACCATTTCCTACAATGGTTGTGTGACTCagctatttttcttcatcttcttggGGGTGACAGAATTTTACCTTCTGGCTGCCATGTCCTATGACCGCTacgtggccatctgcaagcctcTCCATTACATGACCATCATGAGCAGCAGAGTCTGCACCCTTCTTGTCTTTAGCTCATGGCTTGCAGGATTCCTGATCATCTTTCCACCAATACTGTTGCTTCTACAGTTGGATTTCTGTGCCTCCAATGTAATTGATCATTTTATCTGTGACGCTTCTCCAATTCTACAGCTTTCTTGTACAAACACTCACTTTCTAGAACTCATGGCATTTATTTTAGCGGTGGTAACACTTATGGTCACCTTAACGCTAGTTATTCTCTCTTACACATATATCATCCGTACAATTCTGAGAATTCCTTCCACAAGTCAAAGGAAGAAAGCCTTTTCCACTTGTTCCTCCCACATGATAGTGGTCTCCCTCTCTTATGGAAGCTGCATCTTCATGTACATTAAGCCTTCTGCAAGGGAAAGGGTGACTTTAAGCAAAGGAGTAGCTGTGCTCAATACCTCAGTGGCTCCTCTCTTAAATCCTTTCATATATACACTAAGGAATCAGCAGGTGAAGCAAGCCTTTAAGAATGTGGCCCAGAGAATGGCCTTttactcaaataaatga
- the LOC123590062 gene encoding olfactory receptor 6C3-like — translation MKNHTVPKEFILLGLSDDPELQTVIFLFLIITYILSVTGNLTIITLTLVDSHLQTPMYFFLRNFSVLEISFTTVCIPRFLGTIITRDKSISYSNCTAQLFFFIFMGITEFYLLTAMSYDRYVAICKPLHYTTIMNKRVCILLVFCAWLAGFLNIFPPVILFLQLDYCGSNVIDHFACDYFPLLQLSCSDTWLLEVIGFYSAIVILLFTLALIILSYMFIMRTILKLPSASQRKKAFSTCSSHMIVISISYGSCIFMYANPSAKQKASLTKGVAILNTSVAPMMNPFIYTLRNQQVKQAFKDTVQKVMFFSSN, via the coding sequence ATGAAAAACCACACAGTACCCAAAGAATTCATTCTTCTAGGGCTCTCTGATGACCCAGAGCTCCAgactgtgatttttctctttttaattatcaCATATATATTAAGTGTCACTGGGAATCTGACCATCATCACTCTCACCTTGGTGGATTCCCATCTACAGACCCCTATGTATTTCTTCCTCAGGAACTTCTCTGTATTAGAAATATCCTTTACAACTGTCTGTATTCCTAGATTTCTGGGCACAATTATCACCAGAGACAAATCTATTTCATACAGTAATTGTACAGCTCAgttgtttttcttcatcttcatggGTATAACTGAGTTTTATCTTCTCACTGCCATGTCCTATGATCGCTATGTAGCCATCTGTAAACCCCTACATTATACAACCATCATGAACAAAAGAGTCTGCATTTTACTTGTCTTTTGTGCTTGGCTGGCAGGATTCTTAAATATCTTCCCACCAGTGATTCTTTTTCTCCAGTTAGATTACTGTGGCTCCAATGTCATCGATCACTTTGCTTGTGACTATTTTCCCCTCTTGCAGTTATCTTGCTCAGACACATGGCTCCTAGAAGTGATTGGCTTTTACTCTGCAATAGTCATACTGCTTTTCACTTTGGCATTAATAATTCTATCCTACATGTTCATCATGAGAACAATTCTGAAACTGCCTTCCGCCAGTCAGAGAAAAAAGGCATTTTCTACGTGTTCCTCTCACATGATTGTCATTTCCATCTCTTATGGAAGCTGCATATTCATGTATGCCAACCCTTCCGCAAAACAGAAGGCATCATTGACCAAAGGAGTAGCTATTCTGAATACTTCTGTGGCTCCTATGATGAATCCATTTATATATACCTTGAGGAACCAGCAAGTAAAGCAAGCCTTTAAGGATACTGTCCAAAAGGTTATGTTTTTCTCCAGTAATTGA